In a single window of the Streptomyces cinnabarinus genome:
- the mtrB gene encoding MtrAB system histidine kinase MtrB, whose protein sequence is MSGDSAASAPGRSGARAGRSVGRGTAGSRWGRFLEGGLLQGGVQGSPVLRLFMRWVRRPLLPVMRLWRRNIQLKVVVTTLLMSLGVVLLLGFVVIGQVRNGLLDAKVKASQSQATGGFAAAKQKADETGLGSGTGDGAAAADGRSDQNVIEWMSDLVESLASGGQGAFEVVTLPSGGDSGGGRGPRASNYVDPSASVPENLRERIDSGTAAAQSYTRIIYNADKESQPALVIGKQVNDPNGDPYQLYYLFPLTQEEKSLSLVKGTLATAGLFVVVLLGAIAWLVVRQVVTPVRMAAGIAERLSAGRLQERMKVTGEDDIARLGEAFNKMAQNLQLKIQQLEDLSRMQRRFVSDVSHELRTPLTTVRMAADVIHEAREDFDPVTARSAELLADQLDRFESLLADLLEISRFDAGAAALEAEPIDLREVVRRVVSGAEPLAERKGTTIRMVGDQQPVVAEADARRVERVLRNLVVNAVEHGEGRDVVVKLASAGGAVAVAVRDYGVGLKPGEATRVFSRFWRADPARARTTGGTGLGLSIALEDARLHGGWLQAWGEPGGGSQFRLTLPRTADEPLRGSPIPLEPKDSRRNRGLDDAGLPRGEKSATVPAQLTGEASGMPSRGPIPQRPNGVAPMADPTALPGNGARVVPRPASAPRRQDDAPAGEAARDQEAGPSQDPSRQGEAFRGR, encoded by the coding sequence ATGTCCGGTGACAGTGCCGCTTCGGCGCCCGGACGGTCCGGGGCCCGCGCGGGGCGGTCTGTCGGCCGGGGGACGGCAGGCTCCCGCTGGGGACGATTCCTGGAGGGCGGGCTGCTCCAGGGCGGAGTCCAGGGCAGTCCGGTCCTTCGGCTGTTCATGCGCTGGGTGCGTAGGCCGCTGCTGCCGGTCATGCGGCTGTGGCGGCGCAATATCCAGCTCAAGGTCGTGGTCACGACCCTGCTGATGTCGTTGGGCGTCGTGCTGCTGCTGGGCTTCGTGGTCATCGGGCAGGTGCGCAATGGCCTGCTGGACGCCAAGGTGAAGGCCTCGCAGTCCCAGGCCACCGGCGGTTTCGCCGCGGCCAAGCAGAAGGCCGACGAGACGGGCCTGGGGTCCGGGACCGGCGACGGCGCCGCCGCCGCGGACGGCCGGTCCGACCAGAACGTCATCGAGTGGATGAGTGACCTGGTGGAATCGCTGGCCAGCGGTGGCCAGGGCGCCTTCGAGGTCGTGACGCTGCCCTCCGGCGGGGACAGCGGCGGCGGACGCGGTCCGCGCGCCTCGAACTACGTCGACCCGAGCGCCAGCGTGCCCGAGAACCTGCGGGAGCGGATCGACAGCGGTACTGCGGCGGCCCAGAGCTACACGCGGATCATCTACAACGCCGACAAGGAGTCCCAGCCGGCCCTTGTCATCGGCAAGCAGGTCAATGACCCCAACGGCGACCCGTACCAGCTGTACTACCTCTTCCCGCTCACGCAGGAGGAGAAGTCGCTGAGCCTGGTCAAGGGCACGTTGGCGACCGCGGGGCTGTTCGTGGTCGTCCTGCTCGGGGCCATCGCCTGGCTGGTCGTGCGCCAGGTCGTCACGCCGGTGCGGATGGCGGCCGGGATCGCCGAGCGGCTGTCCGCCGGGCGTCTCCAGGAGCGGATGAAGGTCACCGGCGAGGACGACATCGCCCGTCTGGGCGAGGCCTTCAACAAGATGGCGCAGAACCTTCAGCTGAAGATTCAGCAGCTGGAGGACCTGTCGCGGATGCAGCGGCGGTTCGTGTCCGACGTGTCGCACGAGCTGCGGACGCCGCTGACGACCGTACGGATGGCCGCCGACGTCATCCATGAGGCGCGGGAGGACTTCGACCCGGTGACCGCGCGGTCGGCCGAGCTGCTCGCCGACCAGCTGGACCGGTTCGAGTCGCTGCTCGCGGACCTGCTGGAGATCAGCCGGTTCGACGCGGGCGCGGCGGCACTGGAGGCCGAGCCGATCGACCTGCGCGAGGTCGTGCGCAGGGTGGTCAGCGGGGCCGAGCCGCTCGCCGAGCGCAAGGGCACGACGATACGGATGGTGGGCGACCAGCAGCCCGTCGTCGCCGAGGCCGACGCGCGGCGCGTGGAGCGCGTGCTGCGCAATCTCGTGGTCAACGCCGTGGAGCACGGCGAGGGCCGGGACGTGGTGGTCAAGCTCGCCTCGGCGGGCGGGGCGGTCGCGGTCGCGGTGCGCGACTACGGTGTCGGGCTCAAGCCCGGCGAGGCGACCCGCGTCTTCAGCCGTTTCTGGCGGGCCGACCCGGCACGCGCGCGTACCACCGGCGGTACGGGTCTGGGGCTGTCCATCGCCCTGGAGGACGCCCGGCTGCACGGCGGCTGGCTCCAGGCATGGGGGGAGCCCGGCGGCGGCTCCCAGTTCCGCCTGACGCTGCCGCGGACCGCGGACGAGCCGCTCAGGGGTTCCCCGATACCGCTGGAGCCGAAGGACTCGCGCCGTAACCGCGGGCTGGACGACGCGGGTCTCCCGCGCGGGGAGAAGAGCGCGACCGTGCCGGCACAGCTGACCGGCGAGGCGTCCGGCATGCCCTCGCGTGGCCCGATCCCGCAGCGGCCGAACGGAGTGGCCCCCATGGCCGATCCGACGGCGCTGCCGGGCAACGGCGCGCGCGTCGTGCCCCGGCCCGCCTCGGCGCCGCGACGACAGGACGACGCGCCCGCTGGGGAGGCGGCGCGCGATCAGGAGGCCGGGCCGTCGCAGGACCCGAGCAGGCAAGGGGAGGCATTTCGTGGGCGCTGA
- the mtrA gene encoding two-component system response regulator MtrA gives MMSFMKGRVLVVDDDTALAEMLGIVLRGEGFEPSFVADGDKALAAFRETKPDLVLLDLMLPGRDGIEVCRLIRAESGVPIVMLTAKSDTVDVVVGLESGADDYIVKPFKPKELVARIRARLRRSEEPAPEQLAIGDLVIDVAGHSVKRDGQSIALTPLEFDLLVALARKPWQVFTREVLLEQVWGYRHAADTRLVNVHVQRLRSKVERDPERPEIVVTVRGVGYKAGPS, from the coding sequence ATGATGTCGTTTATGAAGGGACGAGTCCTTGTCGTCGACGACGACACCGCACTGGCCGAGATGCTCGGCATCGTGCTGCGTGGTGAAGGTTTCGAGCCGTCTTTCGTAGCTGACGGCGACAAGGCGCTGGCCGCTTTCCGTGAGACCAAACCTGACCTGGTGCTGCTCGACCTGATGCTGCCCGGACGGGACGGCATCGAGGTGTGCCGTCTGATCCGGGCGGAGTCGGGTGTACCGATCGTGATGCTCACGGCCAAGAGCGACACCGTCGATGTAGTCGTGGGCCTGGAATCGGGCGCGGACGACTACATCGTCAAGCCGTTCAAGCCGAAGGAGCTGGTCGCCCGGATCCGGGCGCGGCTGCGGAGGTCGGAGGAGCCGGCGCCGGAGCAGCTCGCCATCGGTGACCTGGTCATCGACGTGGCCGGGCACTCGGTGAAGCGGGACGGGCAGTCGATCGCGCTGACGCCGCTGGAGTTCGATCTGCTGGTCGCGCTCGCGCGCAAGCCGTGGCAGGTGTTCACCCGAGAGGTCCTGCTGGAGCAGGTGTGGGGCTATCGGCACGCCGCCGACACCCGCCTGGTCAATGTCCATGTACAGCGGCTGCGCTCCAAGGTCGAGAGGGACCCCGAGCGGCCGGAGATCGTGGTGACCGTCCGTGGTGTCGGTTACAAGGCGGGGCCGAGCTGA
- a CDS encoding LpqB family beta-propeller domain-containing protein — MGADREGDTRRRPGRAVAYVACGAVLLAGCASMPDSGDLSGVDSTPRQDTRVRVFAMPPSEDATPTQLVQGFLEALTSDDPNYEIASQYLTKDAAKAWQPKTGTTVLADGPDAFELPRPRGREETGETSFTLSGLKVATVDEQQSYAPADGGYEALLHLAQDPKTKQWRIDELPPGVVMGQGDFERNYTSVNKYYFASNSIAGGSRQTAAVADPVFVRERVDPMTQMVRSLLKGPTSLLRPVVRTSFPTGTALAKGTTTLTPDEQNKLTVPLNDKAARVGLNKCTEMAAQLLFTLRSLSPSLEEVVLESGDRQLCSLASGRAGSTATRGSTAEVEYVYFVDDEHRLVRMKAEEGARTPEAVPGALGEGQTQLRSAAVSRDEEMAAGVGRDGKQLYVGSLVSGGSLGEPVLRSAGKTEKDRLTAPSWDAQHDLWIADRNPGDPKLLLLENGAGDPLEVRTPGLDGRIESVRVAADGVRIALVVSNGDQSSLLIGRIERETKPGEDRPTVSVMELRSVTPQLEEVTTVSWAGDSRLVVVGREQDGVQTVRYVQADGSIPEGPAPAALTGVKEIAATEDDQLALVAYSEDGIVRLEVGGQWQKVVTDGTAPVYPG; from the coding sequence GTGGGCGCTGACCGCGAGGGGGACACCCGGCGGCGGCCGGGACGCGCGGTGGCGTACGTCGCCTGTGGCGCCGTACTGCTGGCCGGGTGTGCCTCGATGCCCGACAGCGGGGATCTGAGCGGGGTGGACTCCACTCCGCGTCAGGACACCCGGGTGCGGGTGTTCGCGATGCCGCCCTCGGAGGACGCGACGCCCACGCAGCTTGTACAGGGCTTTCTTGAGGCGCTGACCAGCGACGATCCGAATTACGAGATCGCGAGTCAGTATCTGACCAAGGACGCGGCGAAGGCGTGGCAGCCGAAGACGGGCACCACGGTGCTCGCGGACGGCCCCGACGCCTTCGAGCTGCCCCGGCCGCGGGGGCGGGAGGAGACGGGGGAGACGTCGTTCACGCTGAGTGGCCTCAAGGTCGCCACGGTGGACGAGCAGCAGTCGTACGCGCCGGCGGACGGCGGGTACGAGGCGCTGCTGCATCTCGCGCAGGACCCGAAGACCAAGCAGTGGCGCATCGACGAGCTGCCGCCGGGTGTCGTCATGGGGCAGGGCGACTTCGAGCGCAACTACACGTCGGTCAACAAGTACTACTTCGCCTCGAACAGCATCGCGGGCGGGAGCCGGCAGACGGCGGCCGTCGCCGATCCCGTTTTCGTACGCGAGCGTGTCGACCCGATGACGCAGATGGTGCGCTCGCTGCTGAAGGGGCCCACCAGCCTGCTCAGGCCCGTGGTCCGCACGAGCTTCCCCACGGGTACGGCGCTCGCGAAGGGCACCACCACGCTGACGCCCGACGAGCAGAACAAGCTGACCGTGCCGCTGAACGACAAGGCGGCCCGGGTCGGCCTGAACAAGTGCACCGAGATGGCGGCCCAGCTGCTGTTCACCCTGCGCAGCCTGTCGCCCTCGCTGGAAGAGGTCGTACTGGAGTCGGGAGACCGGCAACTGTGCTCGCTGGCCTCGGGGCGGGCCGGGTCCACGGCCACGCGCGGGTCCACGGCTGAAGTCGAGTACGTGTACTTCGTCGACGACGAGCACCGGCTGGTGCGGATGAAGGCCGAGGAGGGCGCGCGGACACCGGAGGCGGTGCCGGGCGCGCTGGGCGAGGGGCAGACCCAGCTGCGGTCCGCGGCCGTCTCGCGGGACGAGGAAATGGCTGCCGGGGTCGGCCGGGACGGCAAGCAGCTGTACGTCGGCTCGCTGGTGTCGGGCGGGTCGCTCGGGGAGCCGGTGCTGCGCAGTGCGGGCAAGACGGAGAAGGACCGGCTGACCGCGCCGAGCTGGGACGCCCAGCACGACCTCTGGATCGCCGACCGGAACCCGGGCGACCCGAAGCTGCTTCTGCTGGAGAACGGCGCGGGCGATCCGCTCGAGGTGAGGACACCGGGGCTGGACGGGCGCATCGAGTCGGTGCGGGTCGCCGCGGACGGGGTGCGGATCGCGCTGGTCGTGTCCAACGGCGACCAGTCGTCGCTGCTCATCGGGCGGATCGAGCGCGAGACGAAGCCCGGGGAGGACCGGCCGACGGTCTCGGTCATGGAACTGCGCTCCGTGACACCGCAGTTGGAGGAGGTCACCACCGTCTCCTGGGCGGGCGACAGCCGGCTCGTGGTGGTCGGACGCGAGCAGGACGGCGTGCAGACGGTGCGGTACGTGCAGGCCGACGGATCGATACCGGAGGGGCCGGCGCCCGCCGCGCTCACCGGGGTGAAGGAGATCGCCGCGACCGAGGACGACCAGCTGGCTCTGGTGGCGTACTCCGAGGACGGCATCGTGCGCCTTGAGGTGGGCGGGCAGTGGCAGAAGGTCGTGACGGACGGGACGGCACCGGTCTATCCGGGGTGA
- the mtnA gene encoding S-methyl-5-thioribose-1-phosphate isomerase — MADQHAQSGEDKRPTEIPVIRWEEPPEGPVLVLLDQTRLPAEEVELVCTDAPMLVEAIRSLAVRGAPLLGIAGAYGVALAAVRGFDVDDAADALAAARPTAVNLAVGVRRAQAAHRAELARSGDTDKAAEAALAAARKLHRDDAEASARMAERGMALLDELLPGGGHRVLTHCNTGSLVSGGEGTAFAVALAAHRVGRLRRLWVDETRPLLQGARLTAYEAARSGMAYTLLTDNAAGSLFAAGEVDAVLIGADRIAADGAVANKVGSYPLAVLARYHHVPFIVVAPVTTVDPDTPDGASIEVEQRAGFEVTEVTAPQVPVTGPGGGIPVAPLGTQAYNPAFDVTPPELVTAIVTEEGVVSPVTAEALAEVCARSREVTIG, encoded by the coding sequence ATGGCTGATCAGCACGCGCAATCAGGCGAGGACAAGCGGCCGACCGAGATACCGGTGATCCGCTGGGAAGAGCCACCCGAAGGCCCCGTCCTGGTCCTGCTCGACCAGACGAGGCTGCCCGCAGAGGAGGTCGAACTGGTCTGTACGGATGCGCCGATGCTGGTGGAGGCGATCCGTTCGCTCGCCGTGCGCGGAGCGCCGCTGCTCGGGATCGCGGGGGCGTACGGTGTCGCCCTCGCCGCCGTGCGGGGATTCGACGTGGACGACGCCGCGGACGCGCTCGCGGCCGCTCGGCCCACCGCGGTGAACCTCGCTGTCGGGGTGCGCAGGGCGCAGGCCGCGCACCGGGCCGAGTTGGCCCGCAGTGGTGACACCGACAAGGCGGCGGAGGCGGCGTTGGCCGCCGCGCGGAAGCTGCACCGGGACGATGCCGAGGCCAGCGCACGGATGGCCGAGCGGGGCATGGCGCTGCTCGACGAGTTGTTGCCCGGTGGTGGGCACCGGGTTCTGACGCACTGCAACACCGGTTCGCTGGTGTCCGGTGGGGAGGGCACGGCGTTCGCGGTGGCGCTCGCGGCGCATCGGGTGGGGCGGTTGCGGCGGCTGTGGGTGGACGAGACGCGTCCGCTGCTGCAAGGGGCCCGGCTGACGGCGTACGAGGCGGCGCGCAGCGGGATGGCGTACACCCTGCTGACGGACAACGCGGCGGGTTCGCTGTTCGCGGCCGGTGAGGTGGACGCGGTGCTGATCGGCGCGGACCGGATCGCGGCGGACGGGGCGGTGGCGAACAAGGTGGGGAGCTATCCGCTCGCGGTGCTCGCGCGGTACCACCATGTGCCGTTCATCGTGGTGGCGCCGGTGACGACGGTGGACCCGGACACGCCGGACGGGGCGTCCATCGAGGTGGAGCAGCGTGCCGGGTTCGAGGTGACCGAGGTGACCGCGCCGCAGGTGCCGGTGACGGGGCCGGGCGGTGGGATACCGGTGGCGCCGTTGGGGACCCAGGCGTACAACCCGGCGTTCGATGTGACACCGCCGGAGCTGGTGACGGCGATCGTGACGGAAGAGGGTGTGGTGTCGCCCGTGACGGCTGAGGCGCTGGCGGAGGTGTGTGCCAGGTCACGGGAGGTGACGATCGGCTGA
- a CDS encoding DUF4129 domain-containing protein: MSLAGGVLTTAPALPPAAVRMSLHIGDAFALSPARSDDEPPLTIPRDPAQEAARRELSKRMYHENDPGFFQRALDAFWRWVDDLFSSASAVTPGGPLGLVVVIMTVLAVLGALWWRLGTPRREPASAAALFDDRPRSAAEHRAAAEAHAAQGHWNQAVQERMRAIVRSLEERALLDVRPGRTADEAAAEAGRALPSHTDRLRATARDFDDVTYGGRAATEPSYRRIADLDHDLERTKPQLTTTSTSTSTHSAAHNSRPGGAG; encoded by the coding sequence GTGAGCCTGGCGGGGGGAGTTCTCACCACGGCGCCGGCCCTGCCACCCGCCGCGGTACGCATGTCACTGCACATCGGCGACGCCTTCGCGCTGTCGCCGGCGCGCTCCGACGACGAACCGCCCCTGACGATCCCGCGCGACCCGGCCCAGGAGGCCGCCCGCCGGGAACTGTCCAAGCGGATGTACCACGAGAACGACCCCGGCTTCTTCCAACGCGCCCTCGATGCCTTCTGGCGCTGGGTCGACGACCTGTTCAGCAGCGCGTCGGCCGTGACACCCGGAGGACCGCTCGGCCTGGTCGTCGTCATCATGACCGTACTCGCCGTCCTCGGCGCCCTGTGGTGGCGCCTCGGCACCCCCCGCCGCGAACCCGCGTCCGCCGCCGCCCTGTTCGACGACCGCCCCCGCAGCGCCGCCGAACACCGCGCCGCCGCCGAAGCACACGCCGCCCAGGGCCACTGGAACCAGGCCGTCCAGGAACGCATGCGCGCCATCGTCCGATCCCTGGAGGAACGGGCCCTCCTCGACGTCCGCCCCGGCCGCACCGCCGACGAGGCCGCAGCCGAAGCCGGCCGCGCCCTGCCCTCCCACACCGACCGACTGCGCGCCACCGCACGGGACTTCGACGATGTGACATATGGCGGCCGAGCCGCGACCGAACCGTCGTACCGGCGCATCGCGGACCTCGACCACGACCTGGAGCGCACCAAGCCCCAGCTCACCACCACCAGCACCAGCACCAGCACCCACAGCGCGGCCCACAACTCCCGCCCGGGAGGCGCCGGATGA
- a CDS encoding DUF4350 domain-containing protein — protein MTTEATLPPTSVSPTARQVWTRARGIALALVVLLAGAVAIAVIRSDTRHGTLDPRSADPQGSRAVAELLADRSVSTRVVTTLDEARAATGPDTTLLVAAPDLLTERQQTALHSATTGSGGRTLLVAPGSWSVERLAPGVIADPGKSLDSTLQPACDLPEAQRAGPADTGGIRYTTTHLRATSCYPSERLATLLFIPDTSGDGDTVVLGAPDILTNDRLDEQGNASLALQLLGSRPHLVWYLPSLSDSTAAGTEGERGFFSLLPSGWLWGTLQLFIAAALAALWRARRLGPLMTEKLPVAIRASETVEGRARLYRKANARDRAATALRSTTRTRLAPLVGVPVAQAHAPEALLPALSTHLHGDGQSLHTLLFGPPPGDDAALISLADQLDALESEVRRP, from the coding sequence ATGACCACGGAGGCCACGCTCCCGCCCACTTCGGTCTCGCCCACCGCCCGCCAGGTGTGGACCCGCGCGCGAGGCATCGCCCTCGCCCTGGTCGTCCTCCTCGCGGGCGCCGTGGCGATCGCCGTGATCCGCTCCGACACCCGGCACGGCACCCTCGACCCGCGCTCCGCCGACCCCCAGGGCAGCCGCGCAGTCGCCGAACTCCTCGCCGACAGAAGTGTCTCCACGCGCGTGGTCACCACCCTCGACGAAGCACGCGCCGCCACCGGCCCCGACACCACACTCCTCGTCGCCGCCCCCGACCTGCTGACCGAGCGTCAACAGACCGCCCTGCACTCCGCGACCACCGGCAGCGGCGGACGCACCCTCCTGGTAGCCCCCGGCAGTTGGTCCGTCGAGCGACTCGCCCCCGGTGTCATCGCCGACCCCGGCAAGAGCCTCGACTCCACGCTCCAGCCGGCCTGCGACCTGCCCGAGGCCCAGCGCGCAGGCCCCGCCGACACGGGTGGCATCCGCTACACCACCACCCACCTCCGGGCGACCTCCTGCTACCCGAGCGAGCGCCTGGCCACCCTCCTGTTCATCCCGGACACCTCCGGGGACGGCGACACCGTCGTCCTCGGCGCGCCCGACATCCTCACCAACGACCGCCTCGACGAGCAGGGCAACGCCTCGCTCGCCCTCCAACTCCTCGGCTCCCGCCCCCATCTGGTCTGGTACCTCCCCTCGCTCTCCGACTCCACCGCCGCCGGCACCGAAGGCGAGCGCGGCTTCTTCAGCCTGCTCCCCTCGGGCTGGCTCTGGGGCACACTCCAGCTCTTCATCGCGGCAGCCCTCGCCGCCCTCTGGCGGGCACGCCGACTCGGCCCCCTCATGACCGAGAAACTCCCCGTCGCGATCCGCGCCTCCGAAACCGTCGAAGGCCGCGCCCGCCTCTACCGCAAGGCCAACGCCCGCGACCGCGCCGCAACCGCTCTTCGCTCCACCACCCGCACCCGCCTCGCCCCCCTCGTAGGCGTCCCCGTCGCCCAGGCACACGCGCCCGAAGCCCTGCTCCCCGCCCTGTCCACTCACCTCCACGGCGACGGACAGTCCCTGCACACCCTCCTCTTCGGCCCGCCGCCCGGCGACGACGCAGCCCTCATCTCCCTCGCCGACCAACTCGACGCCCTCGAAAGTGAGGTACGCCGTCCATGA
- a CDS encoding AAA family ATPase, with the protein MTDPTTDNAGQTGDRADSRASLEALRAEIAKAVVGQDPAVTGLVVALLCRGHVLLEGVPGVAKTLLVRTLASALELDTKRVQFTPDLMPSDVTGSLVYDTRTAEFSFQPGPVFTNLLLADEINRTPPKTQSSLLEAMEERQVTVDGTPRPLPEPFLVAATQNPVEYEGTYPLPEAQLDRFLLKLTIPLPSRQDEIAVLTRHAEGFNPRDLHAAGVRPVAGAADLEAARAAVAKTTVSPEITAYVVDICRATRESPSLSLGVSPRGATALLATARAWAWLTGRDYVIPDDVKALALPTLRHRVQLRPEAEMEGVTADSVINAILAHVPVPR; encoded by the coding sequence ATGACGGACCCGACCACCGACAACGCCGGGCAGACCGGAGACCGGGCCGATTCCCGAGCCTCCCTGGAAGCCCTGCGCGCCGAGATCGCCAAAGCCGTGGTCGGCCAGGACCCCGCCGTGACCGGCCTCGTCGTCGCCCTCCTCTGCCGCGGACACGTACTACTAGAAGGAGTCCCCGGGGTCGCCAAAACGTTGCTCGTCCGCACCCTCGCATCCGCACTCGAACTCGACACCAAGCGAGTCCAGTTCACCCCCGACCTCATGCCGAGCGACGTGACCGGCTCCCTGGTCTACGACACCCGCACCGCGGAGTTCTCCTTCCAGCCCGGCCCGGTCTTCACCAACCTCCTCCTCGCGGACGAGATCAACCGCACGCCCCCGAAGACCCAGTCGTCCCTCCTCGAAGCCATGGAGGAACGCCAGGTCACGGTCGACGGCACGCCCCGCCCGCTCCCCGAGCCCTTCCTGGTCGCGGCAACCCAGAACCCGGTCGAGTACGAGGGCACCTACCCCCTCCCCGAAGCCCAACTGGACCGCTTCCTCCTCAAACTGACGATCCCTCTGCCCTCCCGTCAGGACGAGATCGCCGTCCTCACCCGCCACGCCGAGGGCTTCAACCCCCGCGACCTGCACGCCGCGGGCGTCCGCCCCGTAGCTGGCGCCGCCGACCTCGAAGCCGCCCGAGCCGCCGTGGCCAAGACCACCGTCTCCCCCGAGATCACGGCCTACGTCGTCGACATCTGCCGCGCCACCCGCGAATCGCCGTCCCTCTCCCTCGGCGTCTCCCCGCGCGGAGCGACAGCCCTCCTCGCCACCGCGCGCGCGTGGGCATGGCTGACCGGCCGCGACTACGTCATCCCCGACGACGTCAAAGCCCTGGCCCTGCCCACCCTCCGGCACCGCGTCCAACTCCGCCCCGAGGCGGAAATGGAGGGCGTGACAGCCGACTCCGTGATCAACGCGATCCTCGCTCACGTCCCCGTCCCGCGCTGA
- a CDS encoding DUF58 domain-containing protein has translation MALTGRTALLAALGSLPVGIWEPSWAGILAVNAPLAVACACDFALAAPVRRLGLTRSGDTSARLGETADVTLTVTNPSGRPLRAHLRDAWPPSSWQPGTEIEASRHSLTVPPGERRRVTTRLRPTRRGDRQADRVTIRSYGPLGLFTRQGTHKVPWTVRVLPPFTSRKHLPSKLARLRELDGRTSVLTRGEGTEFDSLREYVPGDDTRSIDWRATARQSAVAVRTWRPERDRHILLALDTGRTSAGRVGDAPRLDSSMDAALLLAALASRAGDRVDLLAYDRRVRALVQGRTAGDVLPSLVNAMAVLEPELVETDARGLTATALRTAPRHALIVLFTSLDAAPIEEGLLPVLPQLTQRHTVLLASVADPYVARMAAARGTTDSVYQAAAAAQAQSERHRTADQLRRHGVTVVDATPDELAPALADAYLALKTTGRL, from the coding sequence ATGGCACTCACCGGACGCACCGCACTCCTCGCGGCCCTGGGCTCCCTCCCCGTCGGCATCTGGGAACCCAGCTGGGCCGGCATCCTCGCCGTCAACGCCCCCCTCGCGGTGGCCTGCGCCTGCGACTTCGCACTCGCCGCCCCCGTACGCCGTCTCGGCCTGACCCGCTCCGGCGACACCTCAGCCCGCCTGGGCGAAACCGCCGACGTCACGCTCACGGTCACCAACCCGTCCGGCCGCCCCCTGCGCGCCCACCTCCGAGACGCCTGGCCACCGAGCAGTTGGCAGCCCGGCACCGAGATCGAAGCCTCCCGGCACAGCCTGACCGTCCCGCCCGGCGAACGCCGCCGCGTCACCACGCGCCTGCGCCCCACCCGCCGAGGCGACCGCCAGGCCGACCGCGTGACCATCCGCTCCTACGGCCCACTCGGCCTGTTCACCCGCCAGGGAACACACAAGGTCCCGTGGACGGTACGTGTCCTGCCCCCCTTCACCAGCCGCAAGCACCTCCCGTCCAAACTCGCCCGCCTACGCGAACTCGACGGCCGCACCAGCGTCCTCACCCGCGGCGAAGGCACCGAATTCGACAGTCTCCGCGAGTACGTCCCCGGCGACGACACCCGCTCCATCGACTGGCGCGCCACCGCTCGGCAGTCCGCGGTAGCCGTACGCACCTGGCGCCCGGAACGCGACCGCCACATCCTCCTGGCCCTGGACACCGGCAGAACCTCGGCAGGCCGCGTGGGCGACGCCCCCCGTCTCGACTCCTCCATGGACGCGGCACTCCTCCTCGCCGCCCTCGCCTCCCGCGCCGGAGACCGCGTGGACCTCCTCGCCTACGATCGCCGAGTCCGCGCCCTCGTCCAGGGCCGAACCGCCGGCGACGTCCTCCCCTCCCTGGTCAACGCCATGGCCGTACTCGAACCCGAGCTCGTCGAAACAGACGCCCGCGGCCTCACCGCCACAGCACTCCGTACGGCGCCCCGCCACGCCCTCATCGTTCTCTTCACGAGCCTCGACGCGGCCCCGATCGAGGAGGGCCTGCTCCCGGTTCTCCCTCAACTCACTCAGCGCCACACCGTCCTCCTGGCGTCGGTGGCGGATCCGTATGTCGCCCGTATGGCCGCAGCCCGCGGCACCACGGACTCCGTCTACCAAGCGGCAGCAGCGGCCCAGGCCCAGAGCGAGCGCCACCGCACGGCAGACCAGCTCCGCCGCCACGGCGTCACAGTGGTCGACGCAACGCCGGACGAACTGGCACCCGCATTGGCGGACGCATATCTGGCCCTGAAGACGACAGGACGACTCTGA